The genomic segment ATCCCCGGCGAATGCAACCGCTGTCTACAAGAAACAGCGGTCATCCTCAGCGTTAATCTGGAAGAATTGTTTGTTCACCCCCCTCGCACCGGTGAGGAGTTCATCGTTCCTGAAACGGGCGTGCTTGATCTTGCGCCCCTTCTGCGGCAGGAAATTTTCTTAACCATGCCCATTAACATCCTGTGCCAAGCGGATTGTAAAGGGCTTTGCCCAGAATGTGGGCAGAATTGGAATGAGGGGATATGCGATTGTGCAGACAAGGCGGTTGATCCGCGCCTTGCCGCGTTGAAGGCGCTGCGCGATCAGGTCGGGGACTAACCCCAACGCCAAAACACCGGATCAGAATTAGGGAGTGCGCAAGAACGCTTATAGTCTCAGTTTCAATTGGGCTTCGGCATAGGGAATGTCTATCCCGTTTGGATCACCTTCATGATTGGTTCGGCGCTGTGGGAAAGGAACGTTGTACCCGTGAAAACCCGTTCATCACATGATTACCCCGCTGACGAAGGGGATGCCCCCCTTGCCGAATTTGGCGGCGACGAGGCACTTCAGGACACCGAAGAAGACTCCTTTGACGAGGCATTTGAGGCAGAGATTAGCGACGATTTCGATTTTTACGATGAAGTTGATCTGATAGGCGATCATTTCGCCCTTGCTGATGATATTGACGAGGATGAGGAAATTGTCGATCTGGCGACGATTGCTTCCGACGACACGATAGGGTTGTATTTGAAGGAAATGGCGCGTGTGCCGCTGCTCTCGCTAGAAGAAGAAGTGGCATTGGCAAAGCGGATGGAGGCGGGCATTGCCGCTGCCGAGCCGCTGAGCAGCGCCGAGGGGGAGGATGCCCAACGGCTGGCACTCACCATAGCCGATGGGAAAGAGGCACGCGACCATCTGATTCGGGCAAATACGCGCCTTGTCGTGAGCATCGCCAAGCGCTATATGGGGCGCGGCGTGCAGTTCCTCGATTTGATCCAAGAGGGCAACCTCGGATTGATGAAGGCTGTCGAAAAATTTGAGCATCAGCGCGGCTTCCGCTTTAGCACCTACGCCACCTGGTGGATACGCCAGACGATCACCCGCGCCATTGCCGATCAGGGACGGACAATCCGCGTCCCCGTCCATATGTCGGATCGGATTCGGAGCGTCTACAAAACCGCCCGCCAATTGGAACAAGAATACGGGCGGAAACCGACCCCCGAAGAAATCGCCACGATTATGAACCTTGAGCCGCGCAAAGTGCAATGGATGCTCAAGGTCAGTTGGCGTCCGCTCAGTTTGGAGCACCCCGTTGGGGAGGACGAGGACAGCGAATTGGGGAGCTTCATTGAGGACGACAGCACACCGACGCCTCCCCAAAGCGCCCACGAGAACTTGCTCCGCGAACGGATGGAGGAAGTCCTTGCCACGCTGACCCCCCGCGAGGCGCGGATTTTGCGGCTGCGCTTTGGCTTGGTGAATGGCAAGCAGTATACGCTGGAGGAAGTGGGGCAAAAATTTGGCTTAACCCGCGAACGCATCCGGCAGATTGAGGGGAAGGCGCTGCGCCGCTTGCGCCACCCGCGCCGCTCGCGCCGCCTGCGAGATTTCTTGCACTAAATACAGCGTGTTTAGGGACGCCCTCCCCCAATAGGGCGTCCGTTTCTAGATGATCTCTCGCCTGCAAGCAATAGCCCCTAGGGTATACCTCTCAGAGACTTACCCTGTGATCGATCTCATCACGATCATCCCTAGCGCAGTCGTCCCTGCCCTGCTTTGCAAAGAGCGGCAATGGACAGGGACGGCTCACCTATGGAACTTGTGGAGAACGGTAGAAGGTGATCCCCAGTGCCTCGAATCGTGCGTAGTGGGTTTGAAGTCGGACTTTGTACTCCTCCCATGCACGACCTTCTACCGGCGACCAGCCGATCTCGGCATGACCAACCAGCCGTGGGAAGGCCATGACGGTGATCTCGTCTAGGTTTGTGATCGTCTCTGTCCAGAGGGGCGCCTCAATGCCGATGATGTCGGCTTCAGCCAGTCCGCGAAGCTGCATCGTCGGGTCCCACGTGTAACCCGTCTGCACTTCGATCAGGCCAGCCCAGTCTAGTCCGGGCGAGGTTGTCGCCGTATATTTCATGTCTAGGTAGGCGCGGCTGGCTGGCGACATGATCACCTTCGCCCCCTGCTGCACCCCCTTGAGCGCAAGAGTGCTGTTCCAGTGCTGAACCAGCGTCCCCGGCATAAGCTGCGTTTGGGCGATTTCTTCCCACCCAACGATCTGTTTACCATATTTGGCCACAATAGCCTGTACCCGCTCGACAAAGAGGACGTATTCTGCATCGGGGGTCGCGGCGGCTTCATCGCCGCCAATGTGTAGGTAGGGTCCGGGTGTCAGCGCGACAAGCTCGCGGATCACATCTTCGATAAAGGTATAGGTGATTTCCTTGGAGATGCACAGTGAACTGAAGCCCACTTCCATCCCCGTGTAGAGTGCAGGAGCTTTGCCATCGCAGTTCAATTCGGGATAGGATGCCAGCGCTGCATTGGTATGCCCCGGCATATCGATCTCTGGCACGACAATAATGTGCATGCGCTCGGCATAGGCCACGATCTCCGCATAATCAGCTTTGGTGTAGAAACCACCGGGCACGCTGCCAACTGCCGTACTGCCGCCATGAGCAGTCAAATTAGGCCAACTGTCGATCATGATACGCCAACCCTGATCGTCAGCTAGGTGCAGATGAAGACGATTCCAGTTTGTAGTAGGCCATCCAATCCAGATAATGCTTCACCACATCGACGGGGAAGAGTGCCGTGCAACATCCAACATCGCGCCGCGCCAGGCAAAACGTGGGTGATCACGAATGACGGCCGCTGGCAAAGTCCAACTGCCTGTTTGGATCGTTGACCGCTCGATGGCAGCCGGCAAAAGCTGGCGGAGTGTCTGAATACCGCGAAAGATACCGGCTGCATGGTTGGCCCGTAGTTCAACCTTCTGCGGCTGAATAGTCAACTCGTAGCCCTCATCGCCCAGTCCGAGGTCATCCTCTTCGAGCAGTAGATAGATGCTCCCCGAAACGGGCGTATCGGTAGTGATCTCCACTGTGAGGGGAAAGCCGCTGGCAGGCCGCAAGTGTGAAGCCAGAAATTCGCCCTCCGACTGAAGACTCGGATCGTTCAGGCGGATGGTCGTCTCAACGGTCAGCGGGAAAGTACCCTCGCCAGCCTCGACCGAGACAGGTTTTGGAATCAGGTTTTGCAGCGTGGGGGTCTCTTCCTCGCGAAGTGGTGATGTCGCCTTCAATATGACCTCATCCGATCTAGCAGAAAGCGCGTACAAAGGCGCAGAATACCAGCCCAAAACAGTTGCTAAGCAGATACACAAGGTGATGAATCGTGCTGAACCCCTCCGCCGAAACGATCCGCGAACAGCGTGACGGGGAACACGGGGGGGCAAGGACATAAAAACCTCCTTTGGGCAGTGCATTGATGATCAAACGCCTGTGAATATTACATGTGATCTGTTCCAGCACATAAAATCGCATAAATACAATAGCTTCGCAGTCCGTTGAGGCGAAGTTCAGAAGAGTATGGCAGCGTTGCGATCACGATCTAGTTTGACGATGGAAGCCGCGCAGTTACCTATCGAAAAGGGAAGTCTGCGGTACACTGGAAGGGCGCGTGATCGATTTCTGACGAGGTGCTGCCGTGACGCTGACGATCCCCCCTCTCCTTGCCAGCCGTTGGTTCGTCGTCTTTCTGTTCATTAGCTTTCGGCTGATCGTCCTCTTTGCCCACCAGCCGAACTTGCGCTCCACAAACCCGCCCACCTACACGGTGGTTGAGCCGGATGGCATCACCGCCACTGAATCAGGGATCACGGCGATGGGCGATTATTGGTATTATTTTCAACTGACCCGCCTGAGCGACCTCGGCTACCTGCCTTACCGCGATTACTGGTACGAATTTCCGCCTGTCTTCACGACCATTTCGCTGATCAGCTATGCCCTCGTCACCAAAGATGGAACGTATAGCAATTACAACCCCTATGCGAACGGGGTCGCCCTGGCGATCCTCGCCTTTGATACCGGCAGCCTGCTCCTGATCCGCCGCTTAGGGGAAAAACTTCATGGCAAGGGGACGGGCATCCTCTTGGGGTGGCTGTATGCCATGCTGCCGATCTCGATGATTTATGGGTTTTGGAATTTTGAACCAATTGTCGC from the Anaerolineales bacterium genome contains:
- a CDS encoding sigma-70 family RNA polymerase sigma factor is translated as MIGSALWERNVVPVKTRSSHDYPADEGDAPLAEFGGDEALQDTEEDSFDEAFEAEISDDFDFYDEVDLIGDHFALADDIDEDEEIVDLATIASDDTIGLYLKEMARVPLLSLEEEVALAKRMEAGIAAAEPLSSAEGEDAQRLALTIADGKEARDHLIRANTRLVVSIAKRYMGRGVQFLDLIQEGNLGLMKAVEKFEHQRGFRFSTYATWWIRQTITRAIADQGRTIRVPVHMSDRIRSVYKTARQLEQEYGRKPTPEEIATIMNLEPRKVQWMLKVSWRPLSLEHPVGEDEDSELGSFIEDDSTPTPPQSAHENLLRERMEEVLATLTPREARILRLRFGLVNGKQYTLEEVGQKFGLTRERIRQIEGKALRRLRHPRRSRRLRDFLH
- a CDS encoding DUF177 domain-containing protein, with the protein product MTMLASTNGYVPSRTLKFQVGFLLAESKGQHSDNNLDFPRVQISEDMVVDYLRGTIRLSRTGEGILVQGTLTVAIPGECNRCLQETAVILSVNLEELFVHPPRTGEEFIVPETGVLDLAPLLRQEIFLTMPINILCQADCKGLCPECGQNWNEGICDCADKAVDPRLAALKALRDQVGD